One window of Dermacentor albipictus isolate Rhodes 1998 colony chromosome 9, USDA_Dalb.pri_finalv2, whole genome shotgun sequence genomic DNA carries:
- the LOC135907189 gene encoding guanine nucleotide-binding protein subunit gamma-1-like, whose amino-acid sequence MPHPFSEMSNLQQQRKIVEQLRREAGLKRMEVSAAVEDLKKYIQDHESDDYLLVGFHSQKANPFREKSSCSLL is encoded by the exons ATGTCCAACCTGCAGCAGCAGCGAAAGATAGTGGAGCAGTTGCGCAGAGAGGCTGGCCTCAAGCGCATGGAGGTGTCTGCGGCGGTTGAAGACCTCAAG AAGTACATCCAGGACCACGAGAGTGACGACTACCTGCTCGTGGGCTTCCACTCACAGAAGGCGAACCCGTTCCGGGAGAAGAGCTCGTGCAGCCTGCTTTAG